Proteins encoded in a region of the Pseudomonas denitrificans (nom. rej.) genome:
- a CDS encoding methyl-accepting chemotaxis protein yields MNQPRSRIALQLAMALAVLLILLISGSTLFALRSLDSATLTTREEHLASEARLLADQLETFHGTLRESTQRLAGLFEKRFAAGLQAHTDERVPVAALQAPALYLGDTRLNGDFTLVDEFRQLTAGVATVFVRDGEDFVRITTSLMKQDGSRAMGTVLDHNSPAYPLLMRGESYVGRALLFDRFYMTQYTPVRDGSGRVIAVLFVGFDYTDAQKRQFDNLGRFRLGQGGSLALLDEQHHWLVPPAGARNPERAADSLASLLDNPGRGRFWSDGQDDFYSVAQPFAGGPWTVVASMPKDEIRAVTWRVGGQLAMGSLIAMLLAVIATTWLLQRRLRPLGDLVRQAHALGAGDLGARLSVASRDEIGDLARSFNQMGEALSSMVSRVRGAAEEVGHCSRSLSGLSSGAYAGMEQQSGEINSMAGAVEEFSATSMDIADNMRSTERMASENTRQTRIGLHSMDDASASLAQIAGALQQTVERVNRLGARSQEIGSIVGVITSIAEQTNLLALNAAIEAARAGEQGRGFAVVADEVRSLAARTQAATTEISQMIGAIQQDTGSATETIEQGSQLMQHGLALNEKVAAALAEISQQSSAAGEQFAAITTATQEQSRTATLLSSNLQGIAQANSEQRQVVADLAQTVRELDSLAAGLRDEVGRFR; encoded by the coding sequence ATGAACCAGCCCCGATCCCGCATCGCCCTGCAGTTGGCGATGGCCCTGGCCGTGCTCCTGATCCTGTTGATCAGCGGCAGCACGCTGTTTGCCTTGCGCTCGCTAGACAGCGCTACCCTGACTACCCGCGAAGAGCACCTCGCCAGCGAAGCGCGCCTGCTGGCGGACCAGCTGGAAACCTTCCACGGCACCCTGCGCGAGAGCACCCAGCGCCTCGCCGGCCTGTTCGAGAAGCGCTTCGCTGCCGGCCTGCAAGCGCACACCGATGAGCGCGTGCCGGTCGCCGCACTGCAAGCCCCGGCGTTGTACCTGGGCGATACCCGCCTGAATGGCGACTTCACCCTGGTCGACGAATTCCGCCAGCTCACCGCCGGCGTCGCCACCGTGTTCGTGCGCGATGGCGAAGATTTCGTGCGCATCACCACCTCGCTGATGAAGCAGGACGGCAGCCGCGCCATGGGCACCGTGCTGGACCACAACAGCCCGGCCTACCCGCTGCTGATGCGTGGCGAGAGCTACGTCGGCCGCGCGCTGCTGTTCGACCGTTTCTACATGACCCAGTACACCCCGGTGCGCGACGGCAGCGGGCGGGTGATCGCCGTGCTGTTCGTCGGCTTCGACTACACCGACGCGCAGAAACGCCAGTTCGACAACCTCGGCCGCTTCCGCCTCGGTCAGGGCGGCTCGCTGGCGCTGCTGGACGAACAACACCACTGGCTGGTGCCGCCGGCCGGCGCGCGCAATCCCGAGCGCGCCGCCGACAGCCTCGCCAGCCTGCTGGACAACCCCGGCCGTGGCCGCTTCTGGAGCGACGGCCAGGATGATTTCTACAGCGTGGCGCAGCCCTTCGCCGGCGGCCCCTGGACCGTCGTCGCGAGCATGCCCAAGGACGAGATCCGCGCGGTGACCTGGCGCGTCGGTGGCCAACTGGCCATGGGCAGCCTGATCGCCATGCTGCTGGCGGTGATCGCCACCACCTGGCTGCTGCAACGCCGCCTGCGTCCGCTGGGCGACCTGGTGCGCCAGGCCCATGCACTGGGCGCCGGCGACCTGGGCGCGCGCCTGTCGGTTGCCAGCCGTGACGAGATCGGCGACCTGGCGCGCAGCTTCAACCAGATGGGCGAGGCACTCTCCAGCATGGTCTCGCGGGTGCGCGGCGCGGCTGAGGAAGTGGGGCATTGCTCGCGTTCGCTGTCGGGTCTTTCCAGCGGCGCGTATGCCGGCATGGAGCAGCAGTCCGGCGAGATCAACAGCATGGCCGGCGCGGTGGAAGAGTTCAGCGCCACCTCGATGGACATCGCCGACAACATGCGCAGCACCGAACGCATGGCCAGCGAGAACACCAGGCAGACGCGCATCGGCCTGCATTCCATGGACGATGCCTCCGCCTCGCTGGCGCAGATTGCCGGCGCGCTGCAGCAGACCGTGGAGCGGGTCAACCGCCTCGGCGCGCGCTCCCAGGAGATCGGCAGCATCGTCGGGGTGATCACTTCGATTGCCGAGCAGACCAACCTGCTGGCGCTCAACGCCGCCATCGAGGCCGCCCGTGCCGGCGAGCAGGGCCGCGGCTTCGCCGTGGTCGCCGATGAAGTGCGCAGCCTGGCGGCGCGCACCCAGGCCGCCACCACGGAAATCTCGCAGATGATCGGCGCCATCCAGCAGGACACCGGCAGCGCCACCGAAACCATCGAGCAGGGCAGCCAGCTGATGCAGCACGGGCTGGCATTGAACGAGAAGGTCGCCGCGGCACTGGCGGAAATCTCCCAGCAGAGCAGCGCGGCCGGCGAGCAGTTCGCCGCCATCACCACCGCGACCCAGGAGCAGAGCCGCACCGCGACGCTGCTCAGCAGCAACCTGCAGGGCATCGCCCAGGCCAACAGCGAACAGCGTCAGGTGGTGGCCGATCTGGCGCAGACTGTGCGCGAGCTGGACAGCCTGGCCGCCGGCCTGCGCGACGAGGTCGGGCGCTTCCGCTGA
- a CDS encoding TlpA disulfide reductase family protein produces MTSLTLGPLALPLPHVLLYLGFFGALLAGWLAGRKRGANPEGALFAMFLGGLLVARLAFVARYFEQYAATPLSIVDIRDGGFLALPGVIAAALIGALLAWKRTELRRPLAVAAVVGVCLWGGGKAVTSALDRSQQLPELTVMDLRGAAVDLRALDGRPMVVNLWATWCPPCRREMPVLEAAQQQRSDVRFLLVNQGENAEAVQRFLRDQGLSEAAVLLDSGNRLGQATGSYGMPTTLFYDAQGRLKHSQMGELSAASLEYGLGQLKD; encoded by the coding sequence TTGACCAGTCTCACCCTCGGCCCGCTGGCCCTTCCCCTGCCCCACGTGCTGCTCTACCTCGGCTTCTTCGGCGCCCTGCTGGCCGGCTGGCTGGCCGGGCGCAAGCGCGGCGCCAACCCCGAAGGCGCGCTGTTCGCCATGTTCCTCGGTGGCCTGCTGGTGGCGCGGCTGGCCTTTGTCGCGCGCTACTTCGAGCAGTACGCGGCGACGCCGCTGAGCATCGTCGACATCCGCGATGGCGGCTTTCTCGCCCTGCCGGGAGTGATCGCCGCCGCACTGATCGGCGCGCTGCTGGCCTGGAAGCGGACAGAGCTGCGCCGCCCGCTGGCCGTCGCGGCCGTGGTCGGCGTGTGCCTGTGGGGTGGCGGCAAGGCCGTGACCTCGGCGCTGGACCGCAGCCAGCAGCTTCCCGAACTCACGGTGATGGACCTGCGCGGCGCCGCCGTGGACCTGCGCGCGCTGGATGGCCGGCCCATGGTGGTGAACCTCTGGGCGACCTGGTGCCCGCCGTGCCGGCGCGAGATGCCGGTGCTGGAGGCCGCCCAGCAGCAGCGCAGCGATGTGCGCTTCCTGCTGGTCAACCAGGGCGAGAATGCCGAAGCCGTGCAGCGCTTCCTGCGCGACCAGGGCCTGAGCGAAGCGGCGGTGCTGCTCGACAGCGGCAACCGCCTCGGCCAGGCCACCGGCTCCTACGGCATGCCCACCACGCTGTTCTACGACGCCCAGGGGCGCCTGAAGCACAGCCAGATGGGCGAACTGTCCGCCGCCAGCCTGGAGTACGGGCTGGGCCAGCTCAAGGACTGA
- a CDS encoding BRO-N domain-containing protein, giving the protein MNLSISPADDGLIPTLFVRYNRQLRALLIEQQAWFVVRDLSKLINRPVDAHLIGRLDHDQSRRERLAGSTEPELLVSESGFYALLLIYCHHPENRSLRQWLTNDVVPALRDASNLDARLPRRRMQLLLGESLPVMDWQGSLWLRWRDAVGLMENHLRV; this is encoded by the coding sequence ATGAACCTTTCGATTTCCCCGGCCGACGACGGCCTGATCCCGACCCTGTTCGTTCGCTACAACCGGCAACTGCGCGCCCTGCTGATCGAGCAGCAGGCGTGGTTCGTGGTGCGCGACCTGAGCAAGCTGATCAACCGCCCCGTCGACGCCCATCTCATCGGCCGGCTGGACCACGACCAGTCCCGCCGCGAGCGCCTTGCCGGCAGTACCGAACCGGAACTGCTGGTCAGCGAGAGCGGCTTCTACGCCCTGCTGCTGATCTACTGCCACCACCCGGAAAACCGCAGCCTGCGCCAATGGCTGACCAACGACGTGGTGCCCGCCCTGCGCGACGCCTCCAACCTCGACGCCCGCCTGCCGCGCCGGCGCATGCAGCTCCTGCTCGGCGAATCGCTGCCGGTGATGGACTGGCAGGGCAGCCTGTGGCTGCGCTGGCGCGACGCCGTCGGCCTGATGGAAAACCACCTGCGCGTGTAA
- a CDS encoding PLP-dependent aminotransferase family protein has protein sequence MKRYAQLAATLGERIEQGLYRPGDRLPSVRALSEEHGVSISTVQQAYRVLEDSGLVEPRPKSGYFVPERRELPPMPAMTRPAQRPVDVSQWDQVLEQVRRAPGGDFVQLGRGTPDIASPSLKPLQRAMVHAARRTDLQSLGYEGIQGSLPLREQIARLMLDSGCQVPPSEIVITTGCQEALAITLRAICEPGDIIAIDSPSFHGAMQALKAYGLKALEIPTDPTNGISLEALELAMEQWPVKLILLTPNCNNPLGYIMPDARKRALLTLAARYDVPILEDDVYGELAYAYPRPRSIKSFDTDDRVLLASSFSKTVAPGLRTGWVVPGRYLDRILHFKYIASGTCAPQPQMALAEFVGGGHYEPHIRRMRAQYQRHRDLMTEWVGRYFPEGARVTRPRGGFMLWVEFDPLFDSVRLNQELRRDNVQVAAGNIFSASGKYRNCIRMNYSNRDLAVIEDAVRKVGACAKRLTAELREQQAEPLPA, from the coding sequence ATGAAACGCTACGCGCAGCTGGCCGCCACCCTCGGCGAGCGCATCGAGCAGGGCCTGTACCGTCCCGGCGACCGCCTGCCCTCGGTGCGCGCGCTGAGCGAGGAGCACGGCGTCAGCATCAGCACCGTGCAGCAGGCCTACCGTGTGCTGGAGGACTCCGGGCTGGTCGAGCCCAGGCCGAAGTCCGGCTACTTCGTACCCGAGCGCCGCGAGTTGCCACCGATGCCGGCCATGACCCGCCCGGCGCAACGGCCGGTAGACGTGTCGCAGTGGGACCAGGTGCTGGAACAGGTACGCCGCGCGCCCGGCGGCGATTTCGTTCAGCTCGGGCGTGGCACGCCGGACATTGCCAGCCCCTCGCTCAAGCCGCTGCAGCGGGCGATGGTGCACGCCGCGCGCCGCACCGACCTGCAGAGCCTCGGCTACGAAGGCATCCAGGGCTCGCTGCCGCTGCGCGAGCAGATCGCCCGGCTGATGCTGGATTCCGGCTGCCAGGTGCCGCCCAGCGAGATCGTCATCACCACCGGCTGCCAGGAGGCGCTGGCCATCACCCTGCGCGCCATCTGCGAGCCGGGCGACATCATCGCCATCGACTCACCCAGCTTCCACGGCGCCATGCAGGCGCTCAAGGCCTATGGCCTGAAGGCGCTGGAAATCCCCACCGACCCCACCAACGGCATCAGCCTGGAGGCGCTGGAACTGGCCATGGAACAATGGCCGGTGAAGCTCATCCTGCTCACCCCCAACTGCAACAACCCGCTGGGCTACATCATGCCCGACGCGCGCAAGCGCGCTTTGCTCACGCTCGCGGCACGCTATGACGTGCCAATCCTCGAGGACGATGTCTACGGCGAGCTGGCCTACGCCTATCCGCGCCCCCGTAGCATCAAGTCCTTCGACACCGACGACCGCGTATTGCTGGCCAGTTCCTTCTCCAAGACCGTGGCGCCGGGCCTGCGCACCGGCTGGGTGGTGCCGGGGCGCTACCTGGACCGCATCCTCCACTTCAAGTACATCGCCAGCGGCACCTGCGCGCCGCAACCGCAGATGGCGCTGGCCGAGTTCGTCGGCGGCGGCCACTACGAGCCGCACATCCGCCGCATGCGCGCACAGTACCAGCGCCACCGCGACCTGATGACCGAATGGGTCGGCCGCTACTTCCCCGAGGGCGCGCGGGTCACCCGGCCGCGCGGCGGTTTCATGCTCTGGGTCGAGTTCGACCCGCTGTTCGACAGCGTGCGGCTGAACCAGGAGCTGCGCCGCGACAACGTGCAGGTGGCGGCGGGCAACATCTTTTCCGCCTCGGGCAAGTACCGCAACTGCATCCGCATGAACTACTCCAACCGCGACCTGGCGGTGATCGAGGATGCCGTGCGCAAAGTCGGCGCCTGCGCCAAGCGGCTGACCGCCGAGCTGCGCGAGCAACAGGCCGAGCCACTGCCCGCCTGA